One window from the genome of Hyperolius riggenbachi isolate aHypRig1 chromosome 6, aHypRig1.pri, whole genome shotgun sequence encodes:
- the SDHD gene encoding succinate dehydrogenase [ubiquinone] cytochrome b small subunit, mitochondrial isoform X1: MAALVKLGSLCRGGGAFALGKTFLIRPAAALPHHPSFQGSLIHVSPNRHAAGSKAASRHWTGERALSVALLGLLPAAYMYPGAAVDFSLAAALTLHGHWGLGQVVTDYVHGDTKIKLANTGLLVLSSLTFAGLCYFNYHDVGICEAVAMLWRL; this comes from the exons cttTTGCCTTAGGAAAAACTTTTCTGATCAGACCAGCAGCAGCTTTACCACATCATCCTTCTTTTCAAGGATCCCTAATCCACGTTTCACCAAACAGGCATG CAGCAGGATCCAAAGCAGCTTCCCGTCATTGGACCGGAGAGAGAGCTCTGAGTGTGGCTCTCTTAGGCCTCCTACCTGCAGCTTACATGTATCCTGGAGCTGCTGTGGACTTCtccctggctgcagctctcacCCTCCATGGGCATTG GGGTCTTGGACAAGTGGTGACTGACTACGTTCATGGAGATACAAAGATCAAGCTGGCCAATACTGGATTGCTGGTCCTCTCATCCCTGACATTTGCTGGCCTTTGTTATTTCAATTACCATGATGTTGGCATCTGTGAAGCGGTTGCTATGCTGTGGAGACTGTAA
- the SDHD gene encoding succinate dehydrogenase [ubiquinone] cytochrome b small subunit, mitochondrial isoform X2 → MAALVKLGSLCRGGGAFALGKTFLIRPAAALPHHPSFQGSLIHVSPNRHAGSKAASRHWTGERALSVALLGLLPAAYMYPGAAVDFSLAAALTLHGHWGLGQVVTDYVHGDTKIKLANTGLLVLSSLTFAGLCYFNYHDVGICEAVAMLWRL, encoded by the exons cttTTGCCTTAGGAAAAACTTTTCTGATCAGACCAGCAGCAGCTTTACCACATCATCCTTCTTTTCAAGGATCCCTAATCCACGTTTCACCAAACAGGCATG CAGGATCCAAAGCAGCTTCCCGTCATTGGACCGGAGAGAGAGCTCTGAGTGTGGCTCTCTTAGGCCTCCTACCTGCAGCTTACATGTATCCTGGAGCTGCTGTGGACTTCtccctggctgcagctctcacCCTCCATGGGCATTG GGGTCTTGGACAAGTGGTGACTGACTACGTTCATGGAGATACAAAGATCAAGCTGGCCAATACTGGATTGCTGGTCCTCTCATCCCTGACATTTGCTGGCCTTTGTTATTTCAATTACCATGATGTTGGCATCTGTGAAGCGGTTGCTATGCTGTGGAGACTGTAA